ACCATGCTCGTTCTCACTCTCTCCCGCGACCTCCGCGTGAGACCAGAGGGGGCTGAACAGCACGACACCTGGAGACGCGAGCCGACGTGAGCACACAGGAACCGACGCAGAACCCGCTGCCCCGCGTGGGCGAGACGGCGCAGATGAGCCGCACGGTGACGGAAACGGACGTGGTGCTGTTCGCCGGGGTGACGGGCGACATGAACCCCGCGCACATGGACGCGGTGGCGGCCGCGGCGGGCCCGTTCGGCGGGCGCGTCGCGCACGGTATGCTGACGGCGGGGCTGGTCTCGGCCGTGCTCGCCATGCGGCTTCCCGGGCCGGGCACCATCTACCTGACGCAGTCGCTCAGGTTCGTGCGGCCGGTGCGCATCGGCGACACGGTGACGGCGCGCGTGGAAGTGGTGGAGGTGATGGAACGCAGGCGGCGCGTGCGGCTGGCCACCACCGCCACCAACCAGGACGGCGAAACGGTGCTGGATGGCGAGGCCGTGGTGATGGTCCCCGCCGCGGGGTAAAGTCACGCGTCGCCATCATCGTCTCCTGCCCGCCGATGACGCGAATCGGATGGCCGCGATCCACCGAGAGACGATCCACAGGCGCTGGTCGACGGATGTTGATCGACGGATGTTGATCGACGGATGTTGATCGACGGATGTTGATCTACGATGCTGATCCACATTATCGGCCAGCGGTGGTCGACAGACGCTGACCGACCGACGCCGATCTACCGGGTCCGATCCGCCGCGCTGATGCCTGGCCCTGATGCACCGCGGTTGATCCACCGACGCTGGTCTACCTGATCGGCTGGGCGCTGATCGGATGATGGCGGACGGTCCCCGGCCGATCCGGAACGGCCGACGGATGACGCCGACGCGATCATCGCCACAATCAGATCCCGCCACTCCTATACGCGAAGCCCCGAACAGTGCTGCCTGCACGCCGTTCGGGGCTTTCGATGTACGTCGTCCCGCCTGGATCCGCGCCGGAACGGGTCAGACCCGCGCCTCGCCCACGGCCCGCCCCAGCACCTCCGCCACGCGCTCCGCCAGTTCCGACGGCGAAAACGGCTTGGGGATGAGGTCCGCGTCGCGGCCCAGCCCCAGTTCCTCGATTGCCTCGCCCGGGTACCCGGACATGAACAGCACCCGCAGCCCCGGGTAGCGGTCCCCCAGCTGCCGCGCCACCAGCGACCCGCTCCCGCCCGGCATCACCACGTCCGTCAGCAGCAGGTCCAGCACCGGCTCGCGGGCGGCCACCTCCAGCGCCGCCGCGGCGGAGCGCGCCTCCAGCACCCGCATTCCGGCCCGCTCCAGCGCCCGGCGGGCCAGCGTGCGCACCGCGTCCTCGTCCTCCACGATCAGCACCGTGCCGCGCGAGCCCGTCATTTCCCGCGGCGCGGACGAGATCACGGCGCTTTCCTGCGGGGCGGGCTCGTCCACGCTGGGCAGCAGCACAACGAACCGGCTTCCCTCGCCGGGATCGCTCTCCGCCCAGACGTAGCCCTCGCTCTGTTTGATGATGCCGTACACGGTGGAAAGCCCCAGCCCCGTTCCCTTGCCCGCCGGCTTGGTGGTGAAGAACGGTTCAAACAGGTGCTCCATCACCTGCGGGTCGATCCCCGATCCCGTGTCGCTCACCGACAGCCGCACGTACCGTCCCGGCGCCACGTACGGCGGCACGTGGTGCTTGGACATGTCCACGATCTGCTCGCCCGTGGCCACGGTGATCTGCCCGCCCTGCGGCGTGGCGTCGCGCGCGTTCACCACCAGGTTCACGATCACCTGCTCCATCTGCCCCGGGTCCGCGCGCACGCTGGGCACGCGCGGCGCCAGCGCCACTACCAGATCCACGTCCGCCTCGATGAGGCGGGTGAGCATGCGCTGCATGTCGCGCACGGCGGCGTTGGGGTCCAGCACCCGCGGCTGCAGCACCTGCCGGCGCGAAAAGGCCAGCAGCTGCCGCGTCAGTTCCGCCGCGCGCACCGCGGCCCGGTCGATCTCGGCCACGTCCTCGCGCAGGATGTCGCCTTCCGGCAGGTCCGCCAGCAGCAGCGCCGCGTTGCCGCGGATGGCCGTGAGCAGGTTGTTGAAGTCGTGCGCCACCCCGCCGGCCAGCCGCCCCACCGCCTCCATCTTCTGCGCCGCGCGAAGCTGCTCCTCCAGCCGCCGCTGCCCGGTGATGTCGCGCGCCACCGTGGAGATGCCGGTAATCCGTCCTTCCGCGTCGGGAAATGGCGATACCGTAAGCGACACGCGCAGCACCCGGCCGTCCTTGCAGATGCGGTCCGTCTCATAGTGGTTCACCAGCTCGCCCTGCGCGGCGCGGGCGAGGATGGCCACCTCTTCCTCGTGCCGTTCCGGGGGCACCACGCGCAGAATGCTGGCGCCCACCATCTCCGCCTCGGACCATCCCAGCATCCGTTCAGCCGCGGGGTTCCAGCTCAGCACCGTGCCGTCCAGCGACTTGGAAACGATGGCGTCGCTCGTGGTACGAACGATTTCCGCCATCCGCAGCGCTTCCTCCTCCTGCCGCCGCCGGTCGGTGACGTCGCGCGAGGTGACGACGATGCCCAGCACCGCGGGATGTTCCAGCAGGCTGGTGATGACGGCCTCGTGCACCTGCCACTTGCCTTCGCGGTTGCGGATGCGGTACTCCGCCGCGCAGGGCAGCCCGGGGTCGCCCGCGCACACGCGCAGCAGCTCGCGCATGGGCTCCACGTCGTCCGGGTGCAGCAGGCTGAGCGCGTCCACCCCCGTGACCCGCAGCGGGTCCCACCCCATCTGCGGCGCCACCGAGGGGCTGGTGTCGCGGATGGTGAAGTCTTCTTCCAGGACGGTGAAGATGTCGGTGGAGTGCTGGATGAGCGCGCGCAGGTACTGCTCGCTGTTGCGCAGCGCCGACTCGGCCTCGCGGCGCTCGGTGATGTCCTCCGCGATCCCCACCAGCCGCAGCACCCCGTCCGCGCCGCGGGCGGGAAACGAGCGGTCGCGGATCCACCGCATCTGCCCGTCCCCGCGGACGATGCGGTACTCGCGCGTGGTTTCGCCCACCAGCCGTTCTTCGATGGGCCGGCCCACCTTGCGCCGGTCTTCGGGGTGGATCAGGGTGATGATGCGCGCGGGGTCGGCGATCATCTCGGCCGCGGGCAGTCCCAGGATGCGCTGCACGGCGGGGCTCACGTACAGCATTTCGCCCGTGGCCGAGGCGATCCAGAAGATGTCGCGGACGTTGCTGGCGATGTCGCGGAAGCGGGCCTCCCCTTCGCGCACGGCCCGCAGTGCGTCGTGTGCCTCCGTCACGTCTTCCACCATTACGATCAGATATTGCAGCGTGCTCGCCGCGTCACGCACGGCGGAGGCGGTGAGCCGGGCCCACACCACGGACCCGTCCGGCCGCAGGTAGCGTTTTTCCAGCGTGTAGTGGTCCGCCTCGCCCCGTTTGACGGCGTTCAGCCGCTGCACGTTCTCGGCGCGGTCGGCGGGGTGCGTGAACTCGGCGAAGCTGGTGCCGCGCAGCCCGTCGCGGTCGCGCCCCAGCATGGCGGCCATGGCGGGGTTGCACTCCATCACCCGCATGTCGGGCGAGGTGACGCAGATGCCGATGGCGCTGTTCTGGAACATGGCGCGGAAGCGGGCCTCGCTTTCCCGCAGGGCATCCTCCGCGCGGCGGCGCTCGGTGACGTCGCGCTCGGCGGCGATCATCCCCACCAGCGCGCCCTCGTCGTCGCGCAGCGCCACCACCGTGGCATCGGCCAGCCCCGCCGTGCCATCCGGCCGGGTGTACGGCATTTCGCCCTGCCACCGGTCCGACGTGCTCAGCGCCTCCAGCAACGGCCCGGTCACGCGGTCCATCACCTCGGCGCCGTGCACCTCGGCCACCATGCGCCCCAGCATTTCGCTGCGCGAGCGGCCGAACAGGCTTTCGGCGGCGGGGTTCCAGTCGGCGATGCGCCCCTCGCGGTCGGCCAGATAGACGGCGTCGCTGATGGCCTGAAAGGTGAGGTCGCGGCTGCGGATGGACTGCTCCAGCGCGCGCTGCTCCGTCACGTCCTGCAGGCGTGCCACCACGCGCCCGGGCGGCACGAAGCCCAGGGTGATGACGACGCGGGCGCGCGGGCCGGTGCCGCCGAAGCGGTATTCCGTTTCCCGCCGCATGGGTTCGCCGGTGGCGGCGCACTGGCGGATGGCGGCCGGGATCTGCGGGGCGTCGGCGAAGATGGCTTCGGCCGTTTCGCCCAGCATGGAGGCGCCGCCGTCGGGAAGGCGGGCCGCCTGGTTGACGGCCTCCAGCACCATCCCGCCCGGCTCCACGCGAAAGACGTAGGCGGGAAGCGGATCCAGCTCAAACAGCGACAGCAGCCGCATGCGGGATTCGTCCGCGTCGCGCTCGGCGGCGCGGCGGCGGGTCACGTCGCGGACAATGGCCTGGATCGTCCCGTCGGGGCGCACGCGGGCGCTGATCTCCACCTCCGCCGTGCCGCCGTCCACCCTGCGGATGGTGCGTTCGCCCAGCAGCGTTTCGCCCCGCGGAAGCTCGTCCAGCGAAAACGGGCGCGCGGCCAGTTCGTCCGCGTCCAGCAGGTCGGCCAGGGCAAGGCCGCGCAGGTCGCCGCCAAAGATGTCCGCGGCCCGGGCGTTGAACTCGCTCACCCGGCCGCCGGCCATGACCACGATGCCCTCGGGTGCCTGGTCCATCAGTTCGCGGCGGGCCTCCTGCAGCGCCGCGTCGTCGGGCGCGTGCTGGACGGCGGCGCGCATGCGGCCGGGGCCGGCGGGCTCGCCCGTTTCGCGCAGGCGCACCAGGCGGCCGTCCGCGTGGCGGGCGGTGTACTGAATGGCGTACCCGGCGCCTTCCACGGCGGCACGCAGGCGCGCCCGGGCCAGGGCGGGCGCGGCGTGCGGATCCAGCCCCGCCTCCGCGGTCCACGCCCCGGCGTCGCGCCCCAGCACGGCTTCCACGCCGGGGCCCGCGCGCGTGACGCGCAGCACGCCGTCCGCCACCTCACCCTCCCAGACGAACGCCCGCGCCGCGCCGGCCAGCAGGCGCTCGCGCGCCTCCGCGCCGTCCGGTCCCGCCCCGTGCTCATTCTGCATGTGTCTCCCGACGTGCGTGCACCGGCCCGTCCACCTCCGATTCGCACTCCGGAGAGATCGGCCAATCTAGCTGCTACATGACTGCACGTACAATCTGCATGCCTCCGCTTGCGGCACGGCTCGCGGAACCCCGCGGCGCGCTCCGGAGCCCGCCGTGACACCGTAGCACCTCCTCGTCCCACCTCCCCGGTCCACCGCGCGACGGCGTGATCCGTACGCCCGCCGGCCTCGTCCGGCCCGCGGAGGGCGCCGTCCGGAAGCGGACTTCGCGGTGTGGAACCAGCCCCGGCACCAGTGTTCACCAGCGTTTTCCGGCCGGGAACCGCGGGAGCGGCGGCACGCGGGTGGCATCGCCTCTCTGGCGCAAACGCAAACAAATCAGCATGCTTGTGTGATGCTGACCGGGAACAAGCGAACAACAAGGCTCGTGGAGCACGCGACGAACGATCCCCGGGCGGGGACGCTGGGCACCATCCTTGTGGTGGATGACGACGACGGGGTGCGGCGGGTGACCCGCCGTACCCTGGAGCGGCGCGGCTATCTGGTGGTGGAAGCCGCCAGCGGGCCGGAGGCGCTGGACGTGGCGTCGGAGTTCGACGGGCCCATCGATCTGGTCATCATGGACATCATGATGCCGGGGATGACGGGGAACCAGGCGTCGTACCATCTGGCGGAAATCCGTCCGGGAACGCCGCTTCTATGCGTGTCGGGGCGTCCGGACGCGTCGGAGGTGCGGTTCGGGGTGGCGGCGCGCGCGGCGTTCCTTCCCAAGCCCTTTACGCCGGACCAGCTGGCCAGCGCGGTGGAGAAGGTTCTGCAGGGCGACACGGCGCCGTAGCCGCCGCGTTCTGCGGCGGACCGAGCATTTCGCGGCACCCGCACGGTTCCGCTGTGGTGACAGGGGGGCGCGCTCCGGAACGGGGCGCGCCCTTTGTCGTGGGCGGCGGTTTTCGGCGGAGGCGGGGGGCGCATGCGGGAGGGGCGGTTCTGTCCCGCGGCGGGCGGCGAGGCCCCTTCCCCGGCCCCTCCCCGTGCAGACTGCCGGCCGAAGCAGAAACGCGGAGAGGGGAGAACGGCAACTCACCGCGTCGCTGATGGAGGAGGCGCGTGCGGAGAGGGCCCCCTCCCCCCAACCCCCTCCACCCGCTCCGCGGGAGAGGGGGAGCCGTTCGGCGCGGAGGCGGGTTCGGCTCGCGGCCGCGGGCTGTGGCCCTCACCCCGCGTGCTGCGCACGACGACCCTCTCCCACGAACGGATGTGGGAGAGGGAGCACACACCAGAATCTTGCACACTCCAAACGTAGTTGAAGCCGCGAACCGGACGCGACAGCGTCCGGTTCGGGGCTTGGCGCTGTTTGAGCGGCGGATTCATGCGCTCAACGGAGTTCGCTCCCACGCCTGCACTGCGCCTCCCGCACCGAATCATCCGCCTTGCCCCACCCTCCCCCATTCATTTCGGAGGAGCGCGGGCCGATGGGGCTGGCCGCAGAGAGCGACGCGGCAGTATCAGCGCCGCGGGCATCCGGAACCCCTGTTCCCGGCGGATGGCGGGATTTGCGGAACGGCGCCCGCCCTGATTTCACCCGCGGAACGCTTTCAGAATGACCAGTCTGTGCCGGCTGCGCCCTCCTGGCGCGCCGACCCTCGTGAATGACCTTGCCGGCCCCGTGCTGCTGGACGACCGGCTGCGCGCGGTGCTTTCGCCGGACGCGCGGCTCCTTTCGCTGTACGATCGCGCCGTGTTCTGCGAGGGCCCCGTGTGGTGGCCCGCGCGCAACGTGCTGGTGTGGAGCGACATCGAAGGGCGCCGCGTAATGGCGTGGCACCCCGACGGCTGCGTGAACGTGCTGATCGACGCCACGCCCTTCATCAACGGAAACGCGGTGGACCACGACGGCACGCTGCTGCACTGCGAGCACGGCCGCCGCGCCATCAGCTGGTGGCCGGGTACGGGGCCGCCGGTGATCATGGCCGCGCATTACGAGGGACGCCGCCTGAACTCGCCCAACGACCTGGTGGTGGCGCGCGACGGGGCGATCTGGTTCACCGATCCCACGTTCGGCATCCGCAATCCCGCGCAGGGCTGCCCGGCCGAGCCGGAGCTGCCGCACCGGAGCGTGTACCGCTACGACCGGCGTACCGAGACGCTGACCCGCATGGCCGACCTGGAGCAGCCGAACGGGCTGGCCTTTTCGCCGGACGGCGGCACGCTGTACGTGTCCGACACCGCGGACGGAAGCGGCGGCCACACGCACGAGATCTACGCGTTCGACGTGGGCGCGGACGGCACGCTGAGCCGCAAGCGCATCTTTCGGGTGGTGGAGCCGGGCGTCCCCGACGGCTTCTGCGTGGATGCGCGGGGATGGATCTGGTCCAGCTCCGGCGATTCGGTGCAGGTGTTTTCGGCGGCGGGCGAGCCGCTCGGCAGGATTCCCACGCCGCACACCTGCTCCAACTGCGCGTTCGGCGGGGTGGATGGACGGCGCCTGTTCATCACCGGCGAGGAAAGCCTCTGGGCCATCGACCTGATCGGATGAACCGCGCGGAACGCGTGCGCGGAATCGGATGATCAGATGTCGGCGCCCGGTTGATGCTCTGGTCGGGTGGATGATCTGAGGCGGTTCGGCGCGGCACCGGCCGCCCGCCGGCTGGGAGCCCTCACCCCGCGTGCTGCGCACGACGACCCTCTCCCACGAACGGATGTGGGAGAGGGAGCACACCCCAGGAGCGTGCGTTCCGGATGGTTCGGCGCGTCCGACGCCATGAGGCCCCTCCCCCGGCCCCTCCCCGTGCAAACTGCCGCACGGAGAGGGGAGAATTCACGCCGTACTTCCGGCCGCGATGCAGTTGAAGCCCCGAACGGCGCCTGTGGGCGCCGTGTCGGGGCTTTCCGCTTTTGGAGCGGCGGATTTATTCGCTCTCGGGAGGCGGAGGGTGGGCGAGTAGTACGAGCCCGGGTGGGGGCCGCCCCCGCGCCTCGCCATCTCCCGGTGTCGCGTTTCCGGACGCGGCCGTGCTGTACGAAAATCCGACAGAATCGCGATTTTCCCAGCATCCATGCGGGATTCCGGCGCTTCCCCGGATCGGCGTGTACGGAATCCGCACAACTTCCGGTCATCCCCCGAAACTGCTCCGACCCCGCAAACCGCTTCACAGCAACCACTTACAGGAGAACGCGAATCGGGTACGCCGTTCGCCTTAGGAGGCGCCGTGACCCGCGGCGATGTGCCGCCGCACGGAAGCCAACGCAACGCAGGAGACACCCCGATGAGCAAGCACCAGAAGACCGCCGCCGTCCGCACCGCGCTGCAGGCCCTTACCGCGACCATGACCTGCGTCGCCGCCGCGTACGCCGGCCTGCTGCTCTGATCCGCCGCGGCAGGACGGCCCCGCGCACCGCACGCGCGCCGCTGTCCCGCACGCAGCCCCTTCATTGGACCCGACCGCCCTTCCGGCACCTTCACCAGACCCGATCATGATGTTCACCGGACGCATCCTCGTCGTCAGCGACCGCCCCGAAGTCGTGGACGAGCTGGCCCCCATCATCCGCAACGCCAAGCACCTGGCGAGCGTGGTGCCGGACGGCGGGCAGGCCATGCAGGTGCTGGAGGAAGGCCTGGTTCCGGACGTGATGATCACCGACCTGGGCTGCGAGCGGTCGTTTGAGGAAATCGGCTACATGCGCCGCTTTCGCGACCTGAACCGCGCCGGCTGCCACATCGTGGTCACCGAGCCGGGCGCGCCGTTCAGCGGCCGCGGCATGCTGGGCGACGACCGCTTTTCGGTGATGCAGAGGCCTTTTGACGCGGAGACGGTGCGGGTGCAGATCGACGAAGCGGTCAGCCGCGTGGAGCGCGAGATCAGCGCGCTGCGGTCTGAGACGTGGCGCTCCATGGACCGGCTGCGGCGCGAAGTGAGTGACGCGCGCGCCGAGATGATCCAGGCGCTGGCGCTCACCATCGCCGCGCGCGACCGGTACATGTACGGCCACTGCCAACGCGTGGCGGACATGTGCGACAAGATGGCCATCGTCCTCAAGCTGTCCGACGAGAAGCGGCGCCTGCTGGAATCGGCCGCGCAGCTGCACGAAATCGGCAAGATCTCGGTGCCCATCGAGCTGCTGCAGAAGACCGAGCCGCTGAACCCCGAGGAGCTGCAGACCATTCGCGCGCACGCCAGCGTCGGCGCCGAGATCGTGCGCGGGGTGCCGTCGCTGCAGCCGCTGGCGCCGCTGATTGAGCACCAGGGCACCAACCACGAGGAGCTGTGCGCGCAGGTGCCGCCCACCGCGCCGGAACACCTGCTGATCGCGGTGCTGCGCGTGGTGGACGCGTGGGACGCCATGACGTCGGAGCGCTCGTACCGCGGCGCCATGCCGCGCGAATACTGGGAGCCGTTCCTGCGCAACGGGGCGGGCACGCGCTTTCACCCGGCGGTCGTCAGCGCGCTCTTCCGCGTGCTGGGCGAAGACGAGCAGATCGACAGCTGACCGGTTCGAATCCCGCATGCAGCCAGGGCGTTCCGCCTTGAACGGAAAGAGCCCCGCGCCATCCCGGCGCGGGGCTCTTCTGCGTCTGGTTCCGTGCGACGGGCGGGCTCCACGGCGGCCCCCACCCGGGCCGGCACCACCGGCCCACCCTCCCCCAAAAAAGACTGGGGGAGGGTTGGGCACGTGCGGAGAGATCGGTGCGGGAAGCGAAGATCCGCGCGTGGGGGGCTTGGTGTCGCTGACCTCGCCAGGTCTCGAACCCGGCCCGCCACAACCGCTTGGCGAACGTCCCACCCTCACGCAATCCGACGGGCACAGCCGAATCAATCGGCGGCGAGGCCGCGGACGATGCGGGCGGTGGTGACGGCTTGGCCGGTGTGGCGCTGCGTGTGCTCCGCGGCGTGAAACAGCAGGCCGAGCACGTTGCTGGGAAGCTGCCTGCGCCCGATGCCGCGTGGCTCCAGCAGGCTGTCCACCGGCGTGGCGCGGATCTGGGCCAGCGCGCGCTCCACCTGCGCATCGAAGCGCGCCAGCAGCGTGGCCGCGTCCAGCGGCGGGTTGCCCGGCTCCTGCTCCGCCGCCAGATAGGCGAACTGCTCCGGCGAAAGCGCCTCGCCGCGGGCGTACGCCAGCAGGCGGTCCAGGCTCCCCGCCGCGTGCGCGATGTGGAATCCCACCGACGCCGCGCCGCCCGGCCTGGCCCACAGCATCTCCGCCGACAGCCCCTCCGCAGCACGCCGCACGTCCTCCGCCGCGCCGATCAGGGCGTGCGCCGCCGGCATCAACAGCGGCTCTACACCCGGCACCGGCCCCCGCATCCACGCTTCCGGCTGCTGCTCCATCGATCATTCCCCTGATGTCATCCCGAAAACCCCGCCCGCGACGAATCATCGCGCACACCACATCCGCCCCAAACGCACATCCCCGCCCCGCCCCGCACACATCACGGGAAATCCGCGATTCTTCGCCGTACCATCTCCGCCCCGCCACGGCACTTCGCTGACCCGCGCGGGACCCGCGGCCACAGTCCACGCAGGTGGACTTCGTGCTGCTCCAGCGGCGAATTCATTCGCTCCTGGAGGCGGACCGCGCCGCGAAATCATCGATTGAGACCGGAATTCCAGCGGCGCGCCCCGCTCTTCCATCATATCACGCCCGCCATCCTCCCGCGATCCCGATCCATCCGCGCCACACAGGTCCCGCGGACACGCGAATCCAGCGCTTCCCCTCACCAATCAGCCAATCTCCCGCGCGCCAGATCCAGAATTCCCGCCAGCAACAGGCGTATCAGAATTTCATCATCAACCATGCTTGACACCCTCAACATACGATCCTACTTTCTCCAGAGTTGTTGAGAATGATTCTCAAACTCAGAAACAATGGAGTACTCTCGTGACGCGATCCGGCCTGCGCTGCTGGTCTCTTTTCTCCGCCGCCACCCTGGTCCTGATGGGCGCGTGCAGTGACAACGGCCCCACCGAGCCCGCCGTGGATCCCGGCGCCAGCATGACGGTGGATGCCTCGCACGCCACCAACTGGGCGCTCGTGGACCTGGGCACCCCCGCTGCCGTGGTCACCGCCGCCGACCCGGCCACCTCCACCGCGTGGGACCTGGCGTTCAAGGCCACCGGGCTCATGCTCAACGGCGGCACCGCGGGCCCCGGCGGCATGACCGGCTACTGCATCTGCCAGAACGCGGGCGCCACCAACGACCAGATCCGCGCCATGACGCCGGCCGGCGAGGCCGCCGACTTCGACGCCGTGACCGCCGCGCAGATCCCGGCCGCCGCCTCCGCGTGGAGCGCCACCGTGTTCGACACCAGCAAGTGGTACAAGTACAACCTCACCGGCGCCGACCATCAGGTGTGGCCCACCCACGACGTCTATCTCATCCGCCGCGGCAACGAGGTCTACAAGCTCCAGGTGACCGGCTACTACGGCCCCGCGGGCGAAACGCGCCGCATCTCCTTCCGCTACGCCAAGCTGGCCGGATGATCACTCCCCCATCGCGCATCGTGCGGGCGCTGGCCGCCGCCTGGGTGGCTGCCGCGCTCACGGCGGGCGGGCTGGCCGCGCAGACCGCGCACCGGCTGGACGGACGGGTGACCGAAGCGGGCTCCGACGCCCCGCTGCCGGGCGCCGCCGTGCAGGCCGACGGCCCCGTCCGCCTGACGGCCACCACGGACGCGGAAGGCCGCTGGTCCATTGCCGGGGTGCCCGCCGGCCGCTACGTCGTCCGCGTGCGCCGCATGGGGTTCGTGGAGCGCACGGCCGCGATGGACGTCCCCGCCGCCGCGCCGCTCACGCTGGCGCTGAGCGCGGGCGCGCTTCCGCTCAACACCGTGGTGGTCACCGCCAGCCGCCGCCTTCAGCGGCTGGCAGACGTCCCGGTCACCACGGAAGTCATCACCCGCGCGGACATCGAGCAGGCGGGCGTGTCGGACCTGTCCGCCGTGCTCACGAGCCGCCTGGGCATCCAGCTGGAAGGCGGCCACCCCGCGGGCGAAGGCGTGATGCTGCAGGGGCTGAGCTCCGAGCGCGTGCTGATCCTGATGGACGGCCAGCCGATGGTCGGACGGATCAGCGGGCAGATCGACCTGTCGCGCATTCCCGCGTCCATGGTCGAACGCGTGGAAGTGGTGAAGGGGCCGCAGTCCGCGCTGTACGGATCGGAGGCGATGGGGGGCGTGGTGAACGTCATCACCCGCCGCGCGGCGCCCGGCCGGTGGGACGCGGGCGTGGAGGTGACGGCGGGCACGCAGGGCCGCGCGGACGTCAACGGCTCCGCGCGCGGCACGCTGGGGCGGGTGAAGTACGTGGCCGACCTGGGCCGCCGGTCCACCGAGCTGACGCCCGGCCGCTCGGAAACGCAGGACGCGCTGGCGGAGCGGCTGGATGGAATGCTGCGCCTGGAGTGGGCGGCGGACAGCACGCTGCGGATGGAAACGTCCGCCATCGTCCTGGATGAACGGCAGCGGTGGCGCGGCGGACCGCTGTACCAGTTCGCGGACAACCGCCAGTGGAGCGCGCGCGCCGGCGCGGAGTGGACGCGCGGCGGCAATCGCGTGGCGCCCGCCCTGTACATCAGCGAGTTCCAGCACCTGGCCCGCG
This Longimicrobium terrae DNA region includes the following protein-coding sequences:
- a CDS encoding MaoC family dehydratase translates to MSRTVTETDVVLFAGVTGDMNPAHMDAVAAAAGPFGGRVAHGMLTAGLVSAVLAMRLPGPGTIYLTQSLRFVRPVRIGDTVTARVEVVEVMERRRRVRLATTATNQDGETVLDGEAVVMVPAAG
- a CDS encoding PAS domain S-box protein encodes the protein MQNEHGAGPDGAEARERLLAGAARAFVWEGEVADGVLRVTRAGPGVEAVLGRDAGAWTAEAGLDPHAAPALARARLRAAVEGAGYAIQYTARHADGRLVRLRETGEPAGPGRMRAAVQHAPDDAALQEARRELMDQAPEGIVVMAGGRVSEFNARAADIFGGDLRGLALADLLDADELAARPFSLDELPRGETLLGERTIRRVDGGTAEVEISARVRPDGTIQAIVRDVTRRRAAERDADESRMRLLSLFELDPLPAYVFRVEPGGMVLEAVNQAARLPDGGASMLGETAEAIFADAPQIPAAIRQCAATGEPMRRETEYRFGGTGPRARVVITLGFVPPGRVVARLQDVTEQRALEQSIRSRDLTFQAISDAVYLADREGRIADWNPAAESLFGRSRSEMLGRMVAEVHGAEVMDRVTGPLLEALSTSDRWQGEMPYTRPDGTAGLADATVVALRDDEGALVGMIAAERDVTERRRAEDALRESEARFRAMFQNSAIGICVTSPDMRVMECNPAMAAMLGRDRDGLRGTSFAEFTHPADRAENVQRLNAVKRGEADHYTLEKRYLRPDGSVVWARLTASAVRDAASTLQYLIVMVEDVTEAHDALRAVREGEARFRDIASNVRDIFWIASATGEMLYVSPAVQRILGLPAAEMIADPARIITLIHPEDRRKVGRPIEERLVGETTREYRIVRGDGQMRWIRDRSFPARGADGVLRLVGIAEDITERREAESALRNSEQYLRALIQHSTDIFTVLEEDFTIRDTSPSVAPQMGWDPLRVTGVDALSLLHPDDVEPMRELLRVCAGDPGLPCAAEYRIRNREGKWQVHEAVITSLLEHPAVLGIVVTSRDVTDRRRQEEEALRMAEIVRTTSDAIVSKSLDGTVLSWNPAAERMLGWSEAEMVGASILRVVPPERHEEEVAILARAAQGELVNHYETDRICKDGRVLRVSLTVSPFPDAEGRITGISTVARDITGQRRLEEQLRAAQKMEAVGRLAGGVAHDFNNLLTAIRGNAALLLADLPEGDILREDVAEIDRAAVRAAELTRQLLAFSRRQVLQPRVLDPNAAVRDMQRMLTRLIEADVDLVVALAPRVPSVRADPGQMEQVIVNLVVNARDATPQGGQITVATGEQIVDMSKHHVPPYVAPGRYVRLSVSDTGSGIDPQVMEHLFEPFFTTKPAGKGTGLGLSTVYGIIKQSEGYVWAESDPGEGSRFVVLLPSVDEPAPQESAVISSAPREMTGSRGTVLIVEDEDAVRTLARRALERAGMRVLEARSAAAALEVAAREPVLDLLLTDVVMPGGSGSLVARQLGDRYPGLRVLFMSGYPGEAIEELGLGRDADLIPKPFSPSELAERVAEVLGRAVGEARV
- a CDS encoding response regulator; this encodes MEHATNDPRAGTLGTILVVDDDDGVRRVTRRTLERRGYLVVEAASGPEALDVASEFDGPIDLVIMDIMMPGMTGNQASYHLAEIRPGTPLLCVSGRPDASEVRFGVAARAAFLPKPFTPDQLASAVEKVLQGDTAP
- a CDS encoding SMP-30/gluconolactonase/LRE family protein, producing MTSLCRLRPPGAPTLVNDLAGPVLLDDRLRAVLSPDARLLSLYDRAVFCEGPVWWPARNVLVWSDIEGRRVMAWHPDGCVNVLIDATPFINGNAVDHDGTLLHCEHGRRAISWWPGTGPPVIMAAHYEGRRLNSPNDLVVARDGAIWFTDPTFGIRNPAQGCPAEPELPHRSVYRYDRRTETLTRMADLEQPNGLAFSPDGGTLYVSDTADGSGGHTHEIYAFDVGADGTLSRKRIFRVVEPGVPDGFCVDARGWIWSSSGDSVQVFSAAGEPLGRIPTPHTCSNCAFGGVDGRRLFITGEESLWAIDLIG
- a CDS encoding HD-GYP domain-containing protein, with translation MMFTGRILVVSDRPEVVDELAPIIRNAKHLASVVPDGGQAMQVLEEGLVPDVMITDLGCERSFEEIGYMRRFRDLNRAGCHIVVTEPGAPFSGRGMLGDDRFSVMQRPFDAETVRVQIDEAVSRVEREISALRSETWRSMDRLRREVSDARAEMIQALALTIAARDRYMYGHCQRVADMCDKMAIVLKLSDEKRRLLESAAQLHEIGKISVPIELLQKTEPLNPEELQTIRAHASVGAEIVRGVPSLQPLAPLIEHQGTNHEELCAQVPPTAPEHLLIAVLRVVDAWDAMTSERSYRGAMPREYWEPFLRNGAGTRFHPAVVSALFRVLGEDEQIDS
- a CDS encoding DinB family protein; amino-acid sequence: MEQQPEAWMRGPVPGVEPLLMPAAHALIGAAEDVRRAAEGLSAEMLWARPGGAASVGFHIAHAAGSLDRLLAYARGEALSPEQFAYLAAEQEPGNPPLDAATLLARFDAQVERALAQIRATPVDSLLEPRGIGRRQLPSNVLGLLFHAAEHTQRHTGQAVTTARIVRGLAAD
- a CDS encoding HmuY family protein, giving the protein MTRSGLRCWSLFSAATLVLMGACSDNGPTEPAVDPGASMTVDASHATNWALVDLGTPAAVVTAADPATSTAWDLAFKATGLMLNGGTAGPGGMTGYCICQNAGATNDQIRAMTPAGEAADFDAVTAAQIPAAASAWSATVFDTSKWYKYNLTGADHQVWPTHDVYLIRRGNEVYKLQVTGYYGPAGETRRISFRYAKLAG